The following proteins are encoded in a genomic region of Gouania willdenowi chromosome 6, fGouWil2.1, whole genome shotgun sequence:
- the phf21b gene encoding PHD finger protein 21B isoform X1 — translation MELQGLQEALKVEIQCHQNQTLCKSLNDLQKGQKLVRSCPVGNSKPLSLIKPPGQSIAVSMVTAHINGQKSSEQTVCNNTITTQHKMLGTLTAVPIKVPQVSSLHRLVGPAVTVLPQVRPKTQIPDSLPPPGPCGDLQPLSLQRATAVLSPRSQGATLPPDQPSGGGDSSGPAQHPSTSPGVAYAIIAASPANGNGVSAVSEAVKVIIIQPQTPSSTEGTPGSPPDAPTQDASPALSSSPQRKDKDPEKIAFMVALGLVTTEHLEEIQTKRQERKRRSTANPAYSGLFEPERKRLASHYLSSSLYLSAQDSEDFCWKEDLEHEDLCAVCKEDGELQLCHTCPRAFHPTCLQPPLRTPPRGPWYCPKCQKKVLNKENLSWPQNFVQSYVTHKTVRQEEKRRLMRRNSELKKEFVHLEEEDKDLTQTLQRCMSVRERLLSQQRDVQASLCRLQTLVRLIRSDQPVAMTTPWDTPTSTASIQCQDGVAD, via the exons ATGGAGCTCCAGGGCCTGCAAGAGGCGCTCAAAGTGGAAATCCAATGTCATCAG aACCAGACGCTTTGCAAGAGCCTCAACGACCTTCAGAAAGGACAG aAGCTGGTGCGTAGCTGTCCTGTGGGGAACTCCAAACCGTTGTCTCTCATCAAACCACCTGGTCAGAGCATCGCCGTTTCCATGGTGACGGCCCACATCAATGGACAGAAGTCCTCAGAGCAGACGGTCTGCAACAACACAATAACTACACAACACAAG ATGTTGGGGACTCTGACTGCCGTCCCCATTAAGGTGCCTCAGGTCAGCTCTCTGCACCGCCTGGTAGGACCAGCTGTTACTGTGCTACCTCAG GTCAGGCCAAAGACTCAGATCCCTGACAGTCTGCCCCCGCCTGGTCCTTGTGGGGACCTGCAGCCTCTCAGTCTGCAGAGAGCCACGGCCGTGCTCAGCCCCAGGAGTCAGGGGGCCACACTGCCCCCAGATCAGCCCTCAGGGGGTGGAGACTCTTCTGGCCCCGcccaacacccctccaccagcCCTGGGGTGGCCTACGCCATCATCGCTGCATCACCGGCCAATGGGAACGGAGTGTCGGCGGTTAGCGAGGCTGTGAAG GTCATCATCATCCAGCCTCAGACCCCCAGCAGCACCGAGGGGACCCCGGGGTCCCCCCCTGACGCCCCCACACAGGACGCCTCCCCGGCCCTTAGCTCCTCCCCTCAGAGGAAGGACAAAGACCCTGAG aaaatcGCCTTCATGGTGGCCCTCGGCCTCGTCACCACAGAACACCTGGAGG AGATCCAGACTAAGAGgcaggagaggaagaggaggagcacGGCTAACCCCGCCTACAGCGGCCTGTTTGAACCCGAG CGTAAGCGTCTGGCGTCACATTACCTGAGCAGTTCACTCTACCTGTCGGCACaag ACTCTGAGGATTTCTGCTGGAAG GAGGACTTGGAGCATGAGGACCTCTGTGCTGTCTGTAAGGAGGATGGAGAGCTACAGCTGTGCCACACCTGTCCACGAGCCTTCCACCCCACCTGCCTGCAGCCGCCCCTCCGGACCCCACCCAGAGGACCTTGGTACTGCCCCAAGTGTCAGAAGAAG gttttaaacaaagaaaatttATCGTGGCCTCAAAACTTTGTCCAGTCCTACGTTACACACAAAACAG tgCGTCAGGAGGAGAAACGGAGGTTGATGAGGAGAAACTCTGAGCTAAAGAAAGAGTTTGTTCACCTTGAAGAAGAAGATAAAGATCTGACCCAGACGctgcag CGCTGCATGAGTGTGCGTGAGCGTTTGCTGAGTCAGCAGAGAGACGTGCAGGCGTCGCTGTGTCGCCTCCAAACGCTCGTCAGGCTCATCCGCAGCGACCAACCCGTCGCCATGACGACGCCCTGGGACACGCCCACCAGCACCGCCTCCATCCAATGCCAGGATGGAGTGGCGGACTAG
- the phf21b gene encoding PHD finger protein 21B isoform X2 — MVTAHINGQKSSEQTVCNNTITTQHKMLGTLTAVPIKVPQVSSLHRLVGPAVTVLPQVRPKTQIPDSLPPPGPCGDLQPLSLQRATAVLSPRSQGATLPPDQPSGGGDSSGPAQHPSTSPGVAYAIIAASPANGNGVSAVSEAVKVIIIQPQTPSSTEGTPGSPPDAPTQDASPALSSSPQRKDKDPEKIAFMVALGLVTTEHLEEIQTKRQERKRRSTANPAYSGLFEPERKRLASHYLSSSLYLSAQDSEDFCWKEDLEHEDLCAVCKEDGELQLCHTCPRAFHPTCLQPPLRTPPRGPWYCPKCQKKVLNKENLSWPQNFVQSYVTHKTVRQEEKRRLMRRNSELKKEFVHLEEEDKDLTQTLQRCMSVRERLLSQQRDVQASLCRLQTLVRLIRSDQPVAMTTPWDTPTSTASIQCQDGVAD, encoded by the exons ATGGTGACGGCCCACATCAATGGACAGAAGTCCTCAGAGCAGACGGTCTGCAACAACACAATAACTACACAACACAAG ATGTTGGGGACTCTGACTGCCGTCCCCATTAAGGTGCCTCAGGTCAGCTCTCTGCACCGCCTGGTAGGACCAGCTGTTACTGTGCTACCTCAG GTCAGGCCAAAGACTCAGATCCCTGACAGTCTGCCCCCGCCTGGTCCTTGTGGGGACCTGCAGCCTCTCAGTCTGCAGAGAGCCACGGCCGTGCTCAGCCCCAGGAGTCAGGGGGCCACACTGCCCCCAGATCAGCCCTCAGGGGGTGGAGACTCTTCTGGCCCCGcccaacacccctccaccagcCCTGGGGTGGCCTACGCCATCATCGCTGCATCACCGGCCAATGGGAACGGAGTGTCGGCGGTTAGCGAGGCTGTGAAG GTCATCATCATCCAGCCTCAGACCCCCAGCAGCACCGAGGGGACCCCGGGGTCCCCCCCTGACGCCCCCACACAGGACGCCTCCCCGGCCCTTAGCTCCTCCCCTCAGAGGAAGGACAAAGACCCTGAG aaaatcGCCTTCATGGTGGCCCTCGGCCTCGTCACCACAGAACACCTGGAGG AGATCCAGACTAAGAGgcaggagaggaagaggaggagcacGGCTAACCCCGCCTACAGCGGCCTGTTTGAACCCGAG CGTAAGCGTCTGGCGTCACATTACCTGAGCAGTTCACTCTACCTGTCGGCACaag ACTCTGAGGATTTCTGCTGGAAG GAGGACTTGGAGCATGAGGACCTCTGTGCTGTCTGTAAGGAGGATGGAGAGCTACAGCTGTGCCACACCTGTCCACGAGCCTTCCACCCCACCTGCCTGCAGCCGCCCCTCCGGACCCCACCCAGAGGACCTTGGTACTGCCCCAAGTGTCAGAAGAAG gttttaaacaaagaaaatttATCGTGGCCTCAAAACTTTGTCCAGTCCTACGTTACACACAAAACAG tgCGTCAGGAGGAGAAACGGAGGTTGATGAGGAGAAACTCTGAGCTAAAGAAAGAGTTTGTTCACCTTGAAGAAGAAGATAAAGATCTGACCCAGACGctgcag CGCTGCATGAGTGTGCGTGAGCGTTTGCTGAGTCAGCAGAGAGACGTGCAGGCGTCGCTGTGTCGCCTCCAAACGCTCGTCAGGCTCATCCGCAGCGACCAACCCGTCGCCATGACGACGCCCTGGGACACGCCCACCAGCACCGCCTCCATCCAATGCCAGGATGGAGTGGCGGACTAG